A genomic stretch from Pagrus major chromosome 3, Pma_NU_1.0 includes:
- the cited4a gene encoding cbp/p300-interacting transactivator 4a has translation MAEHMMMPMTHGFRMGMNGPPQHNGQPGLRSLPNGQVMHYSRNPQNSMEAAMRQRPGMVGPGGMAGPVNGAPMANHHHQMMSGNMMYNGQAPQQQHHHMHPQQQQQQQQQQQQQGGHPQQYHPGTLTSQQLMASMHLQKLNTQYHGHPLGSPNGHHLPNGAQYRVGPAQLSGMQHIGAPLGLNGMDIDLIDEEVLTSLVLEFGLDRVQELPELFLGQNEFDFISDFVCKQQPSTVSC, from the coding sequence ATGGCTGAACACATGATGATGCCCATGACCCACGGCTTCAGGATGGGCATGAATGGACCTCCGCAGCACAACGGCCAGCCCGGTCTGCGCAGTCTGCCCAACGGCCAGGTGATGCACTACAGCAGGAACCCTCAGAACAGCATGGAGGCTGCCATGAGACAGCGGCCGGGCATGGTGGGACCTGGAGGGATGGCCGGCCCTGTGAATGGAGCTCCCATGgccaaccaccaccaccagatGATGTCTGGAAACATGATGTACAATGGCCAGGcaccgcagcagcagcaccaccacatgcacccccagcagcagcagcagcagcagcagcagcagcagcagcagggtggaCACCCTCAACAGTACCACCCTGGTACCCTCACCTCTCAGCAGCTCATGGCCAGCATGCACCTGCAAAAACTCAACACTCAGTACCATGGACACCCACTAGGCTCACCCAATGGCCACCACCTGCCCAATGGTGCTCAGTACCGGGTGGGTCCAGCCCAGTTATCAGGCATGCAGCACATTGGTGCCCCTTTAGGGCTAAACGGCATGGACATAGACCTGATCGACGAGGAGGTTCTGACTTCACTGGTGCTGGAGTTTGGGTTGGATCGCGTTCAGGAGCTGCCTGAACTCTTCCTGGGACAGAATGAGTTTGATTTCATATCGGACTTTGTGTGCAAACAGCAGCCGAGCACAGTGAGCTGTTGA